From the genome of Acidobacteriota bacterium, one region includes:
- the moaC gene encoding cyclic pyranopterin monophosphate synthase MoaC has translation MVDVSKKPETHRQALASVLVRMKPQTLKKIKKNPKGDPLEISRVAGIAAAKRAADLIPLCHPLLLSHIDVRAEFCSNGVTITAAVRSTGPTGVEMEALTGAAVAALTVYDMCKAIDHEIEITELKLLYKSGGKSGEFRASK, from the coding sequence ATGGTGGACGTTTCCAAAAAGCCGGAAACGCACAGGCAGGCCCTTGCCAGCGTGCTCGTGAGAATGAAACCTCAAACGCTGAAGAAAATCAAAAAGAACCCCAAGGGCGACCCCCTGGAAATTTCGCGTGTGGCAGGAATTGCAGCGGCCAAGCGCGCGGCTGACCTGATTCCGCTTTGCCATCCCTTGCTGCTTAGCCACATTGATGTTCGCGCTGAGTTTTGTAGCAATGGCGTTACGATTACAGCCGCGGTGAGATCGACAGGACCAACAGGCGTCGAAATGGAAGCCCTGACGGGCGCCGCAGTTGCAGCCCTGACGGTCTACGATATGTGCAAGGCTATCGACCATGAAATTGAAATCACGGAGTTGAAGCTTCTCTACAAAAGCGGTGGCAAGTCCGGCGAATTTCGTGCGTCAAAGTGA
- a CDS encoding HEAT repeat domain-containing protein, protein MWGVPPQPATAQNFDHGTGGAAGQPSNTMPILIENITLVVFALFILALLGNLFLIGIVFLRRRRRTKYFKGVDALRERYGPLIAGMLSCHVDYAKGLDELRRISSPGRLSILERLCLEKKASPAEEPVLRRLCEDLGLVKIWQQRLMGLVDQASLREALTNPQGLLRRVKFLHFLIRSKSAENLGLIRHEASWPLLVKALEDPNPDIQVVAVRSLAAIHHPGSFLPLVEHLHKAVLDPASNLSVRTLKSALVSFSLQSADKLRGSLRHRNPRIRFLSTDIVREMVEREASGKPEFRLDNENFNDEMAEIFLTELPFDGNPDVRARSAIVISCLTDERSAATLFSLLDDSAWFVRLHAVRSLASNRFFPHVARISNALTDTHWRVRETAVRALRGFGPPGLDLLTIHFLGTSDRYSREQIADEFQRAGLIPALLTRCAETGNGRETAVLRHLAEMGKTSYMIAVLEGGEENGNLRKNFLQLFGNSPDPQIHQWVEQLAMKEPDFDVRALAQEALATVRQRGEG, encoded by the coding sequence ATGTGGGGAGTTCCACCGCAGCCAGCGACTGCCCAGAATTTTGACCATGGGACGGGGGGGGCTGCAGGCCAACCCTCGAATACTATGCCAATTCTGATTGAAAACATCACTCTGGTGGTTTTTGCGCTTTTCATTCTTGCTCTCCTGGGAAACCTTTTCCTGATCGGGATTGTTTTCCTTCGCCGCCGACGGCGGACGAAATACTTCAAAGGGGTAGACGCGTTGCGTGAACGCTACGGTCCCCTTATTGCAGGAATGCTTTCCTGTCACGTTGACTATGCCAAAGGGCTCGATGAATTACGCAGGATCTCCAGCCCCGGCCGCCTTTCCATTCTGGAGCGGCTTTGCCTTGAAAAGAAGGCGTCGCCGGCAGAAGAGCCCGTGCTGAGGCGGCTTTGCGAGGACCTGGGACTGGTCAAAATCTGGCAGCAGCGTCTGATGGGTCTGGTTGATCAGGCATCGCTGCGCGAAGCGCTGACCAATCCCCAGGGACTTCTGAGGAGGGTCAAATTCCTGCATTTTCTGATTCGCTCCAAGAGCGCCGAAAACCTGGGACTGATTCGCCATGAAGCCAGCTGGCCGCTGCTGGTGAAGGCGCTCGAGGACCCCAATCCTGATATTCAGGTCGTGGCCGTGCGTTCGCTCGCCGCGATCCATCATCCTGGCAGTTTTCTGCCGCTGGTCGAGCACCTCCACAAAGCGGTCCTGGACCCCGCCTCCAACCTTTCCGTGCGGACCTTGAAATCAGCGCTGGTGAGTTTTTCGCTCCAGAGCGCTGACAAGCTGCGTGGCTCTCTCCGGCACAGGAACCCACGAATTCGCTTTCTCTCGACGGATATCGTCCGCGAAATGGTAGAACGGGAAGCTTCGGGAAAGCCGGAATTCCGGCTGGACAATGAAAATTTCAACGACGAAATGGCAGAAATCTTCCTGACGGAGCTGCCATTCGACGGCAACCCGGACGTACGAGCCAGATCCGCCATTGTGATCTCTTGCCTTACCGACGAGCGTTCAGCCGCTACGCTGTTTAGCCTTCTGGACGATTCTGCATGGTTTGTAAGGCTCCATGCCGTCAGGTCGCTTGCCAGCAACAGATTCTTTCCGCATGTCGCGCGAATTTCAAATGCTCTCACCGACACCCACTGGCGCGTCCGCGAAACGGCGGTGCGGGCGCTTCGAGGTTTTGGGCCGCCGGGACTTGATCTCCTGACCATCCACTTTCTTGGTACAAGCGACCGGTATAGCCGCGAACAGATCGCGGATGAGTTCCAGCGCGCGGGGCTGATTCCCGCACTGCTGACACGCTGCGCTGAAACCGGCAACGGCCGGGAAACCGCAGTCCTGCGTCATCTGGCAGAAATGGGTAAGACGAGTTATATGATCGCGGTGCTCGAAGGAGGGGAAGAGAATGGAAATCTGCGCAAGAATTTCCTTCAGTTATTCGGAAACTCTCCTGACCCGCAGATTCACCAGTGGGTGGAACAGTTGGCGATGAAGGAGCCCGATTTTGACGTTCGCGCCCTGGCCCAGGAGGCCCTGGCAACCGTCCGACAGCGGGGAGAAGGGTAG
- a CDS encoding molybdopterin molybdenumtransferase MoeA translates to MLSFEQALLEVETRLTAAGIIPAIEVVPLSQAWGRVLAEDVNADRDYPPFNRSTRDGFAVLSDDVRRATTILALDGEVRAGEYFNRDIARGHCAAIMTGAPLPAGTDAVVMVEHARTRDDKVEIEKPVASFENVVRRGSEAQAGQRIVPKGRRLRAGEIGLLASVGKVNVAVYVRARVAIIPTGDEVVPIDRQPEWYQVRNSNSAMLAAVVTAAGTTPWEIGIASDRREDLRNLIEKALEADMLLLSGGVSMGKYDLVEDVLAGLGAEFYFRSVAIRPGKPLVFGRIQGKFFFGLPGNPVSGFVTCNLFVRSALGVLAGSTFARPAFLRARLAKSVHHRTGLTTFMPARIETQNAEPVVSLVGWQGSGDLVGVAEANGFLVVHPKQPSPAAGDWVDVLPMTS, encoded by the coding sequence ATGCTTAGCTTTGAACAGGCGCTTTTGGAAGTTGAAACCAGGCTCACTGCTGCCGGCATCATTCCCGCAATTGAAGTTGTGCCCCTCAGCCAGGCATGGGGCCGCGTCCTTGCAGAAGACGTAAACGCGGACCGCGATTATCCTCCCTTCAACCGCTCTACGCGTGACGGCTTCGCCGTGCTGTCTGATGACGTACGGCGGGCAACCACTATTCTCGCTCTCGATGGTGAAGTGCGAGCCGGTGAATATTTCAACAGAGATATTGCACGCGGCCATTGTGCCGCTATCATGACCGGAGCGCCACTGCCCGCCGGGACGGATGCGGTCGTCATGGTTGAGCATGCCCGGACTCGGGACGACAAGGTTGAGATCGAAAAGCCGGTGGCTTCGTTTGAGAATGTCGTTCGCAGAGGAAGCGAAGCTCAGGCTGGACAGCGCATCGTGCCAAAGGGCAGGCGGCTTCGAGCGGGTGAGATCGGCCTTCTTGCTTCCGTCGGCAAAGTGAATGTTGCAGTTTACGTCCGCGCGCGTGTGGCCATTATTCCCACAGGAGATGAAGTGGTCCCGATTGATCGCCAGCCCGAGTGGTACCAGGTGCGAAACAGCAACTCGGCCATGCTGGCCGCTGTCGTGACTGCTGCGGGTACAACTCCATGGGAAATCGGTATTGCGTCGGACCGAAGAGAAGATTTGCGGAACCTCATCGAGAAGGCCCTGGAAGCCGATATGCTCCTTCTGAGCGGCGGGGTGTCCATGGGAAAGTATGATCTTGTGGAAGACGTCCTCGCTGGCCTGGGCGCAGAGTTTTATTTTCGGAGCGTGGCTATCCGCCCCGGAAAACCCCTGGTTTTCGGCCGGATTCAGGGCAAGTTCTTCTTCGGACTACCGGGAAATCCTGTTTCGGGTTTTGTGACCTGCAATCTTTTCGTCCGGTCAGCACTTGGCGTGCTGGCGGGGAGTACGTTTGCGCGCCCAGCGTTCCTTCGTGCGCGGCTGGCGAAATCGGTGCATCATAGAACGGGGTTGACAACCTTCATGCCTGCGCGGATTGAAACGCAGAACGCGGAACCAGTCGTCAGCCTTGTGGGATGGCAGGGATCAGGCGATCTTGTGGGCGTCGCGGAGGCCAACGGCTTTTTGGTGGTCCATCCCAAACAACCCTCGCCCGCTGCGGGCGACTGGGTGGATGTGCTGCCCATGACAAGTTAG
- a CDS encoding glucose 1-dehydrogenase — translation MVGWHSCIWLRKGSRLTYYKGLSLEGKCALVFGGTSGLGKAIAVGFAEAGADVVAVGRRAEEVYRTAQEIRSAGRRTFEMTGDVTNRPQIQAVIDKMLDEMAQIDILVNSAGVTKQVPSLEVEESLWSRIMEVNLKGVWNTCQMAGRVMKDQQHGRIINIASIASFVSAHEVAPYAASKGGVVQITRCLAAEWARYNITVNAIAPGVFETDLNRNIINRPERKASIFAHTPMKRFGQVEEIKGAAIFLASDSASFVTGASIPVDGGFLAQGIGE, via the coding sequence ATGGTAGGATGGCACTCTTGCATCTGGCTGCGGAAAGGAAGCCGCTTGACATACTACAAAGGGCTGAGTCTCGAGGGAAAATGCGCTCTGGTGTTTGGCGGAACCAGCGGGCTTGGCAAAGCCATCGCCGTCGGATTCGCCGAAGCTGGCGCTGATGTGGTCGCCGTGGGGCGCCGGGCCGAGGAAGTTTACAGGACCGCGCAGGAAATCAGGTCGGCTGGACGAAGGACGTTCGAGATGACCGGTGATGTGACCAACCGGCCTCAGATCCAGGCGGTGATTGACAAGATGCTGGACGAGATGGCCCAGATCGACATCCTGGTTAATTCCGCTGGAGTGACGAAACAGGTCCCGTCGCTCGAGGTCGAGGAAAGTCTGTGGAGCCGGATCATGGAAGTCAACCTGAAAGGCGTCTGGAATACCTGCCAGATGGCCGGCCGGGTCATGAAAGATCAACAACACGGGCGCATTATCAATATCGCTTCGATTGCTTCTTTCGTGAGCGCGCATGAGGTTGCCCCTTACGCAGCCAGCAAGGGCGGGGTGGTCCAGATCACTCGCTGCCTGGCGGCAGAGTGGGCCAGGTACAACATCACCGTTAATGCTATCGCGCCGGGCGTCTTTGAGACTGATCTCAACCGTAACATCATCAATCGGCCTGAAAGAAAGGCATCCATCTTTGCGCATACTCCGATGAAGCGTTTTGGTCAGGTGGAGGAAATCAAAGGTGCCGCCATCTTTTTGGCCTCGGACAGTGCAAGCTTCGTTACTGGCGCTTCCATCCCTGTCGACGGCGGCTTTCTGGCCCAGGGCATTGGAGAGTAA
- a CDS encoding DUF2088 domain-containing protein produces MVIGQGFADRHLTSEEISRTVHEGLATLAVDGKRVLIIIPDGTRTMPMPLMFDLFEQQLSSRVAALDYLVALGTHPIMDDEHLGKLVGRRVVDGKVGKIHIFNHHWEKPETFVTLGVIPAKEVGEITGGMVEKEIPVRLNRMILDYDQIIICGPVFPHEVVGFSGGNKYFFPGIGGPEIINQTHWTGALMTNYKIIGAGYTPVRAIIDRAAGMIDRPAACFALVVTHGGFEGLYFGPAKEAWQAASELSARKHIIYVKKPFRRVLSVMPKLYDDLWTGAKGMYKMEPAVADGGEVVIYAPHITEVSYTHGAIIDEIGYHCRDYFLAQWDKFKDYPGGVLAHSTHVKGLGKYDAATGKETPRIQVTLATGISKERCKRINLGYLDPASINLEDWKGREDEGILLVPRAGEMLYRVEERASKAA; encoded by the coding sequence ATGGTGATTGGACAAGGTTTTGCGGACCGCCACCTGACCAGCGAGGAGATCAGCCGGACTGTACACGAAGGTCTGGCTACCCTGGCCGTTGACGGCAAGCGCGTGTTGATCATTATCCCGGACGGCACTCGCACCATGCCCATGCCGCTGATGTTCGACTTGTTCGAACAGCAGCTTTCCTCGCGTGTTGCGGCACTCGATTACCTGGTGGCGCTCGGCACGCATCCGATTATGGATGACGAGCACCTCGGCAAGCTGGTGGGGCGGCGGGTGGTGGACGGAAAAGTTGGCAAAATCCACATCTTCAATCATCACTGGGAAAAGCCGGAAACCTTCGTGACACTTGGCGTGATCCCAGCAAAGGAAGTAGGCGAGATCACGGGCGGGATGGTGGAGAAGGAGATTCCCGTCCGCCTGAACAGGATGATTCTGGATTATGACCAAATCATCATTTGCGGCCCGGTCTTCCCGCACGAAGTGGTTGGGTTCTCCGGCGGCAACAAATACTTTTTCCCTGGTATCGGCGGGCCAGAGATTATCAACCAGACCCACTGGACGGGAGCCCTGATGACCAACTACAAGATCATCGGCGCAGGTTATACGCCGGTGCGGGCCATCATTGACCGGGCTGCCGGGATGATTGACCGTCCGGCAGCGTGCTTTGCGTTGGTGGTAACGCATGGTGGCTTTGAAGGGCTGTACTTTGGGCCGGCCAAGGAAGCCTGGCAAGCGGCGTCAGAACTCTCTGCGCGCAAGCACATCATCTATGTGAAGAAGCCTTTCCGGCGCGTCCTCTCTGTAATGCCGAAGCTCTATGACGATTTGTGGACGGGCGCGAAGGGGATGTACAAGATGGAGCCCGCCGTGGCTGACGGCGGTGAAGTGGTGATCTATGCGCCGCACATCACGGAGGTCAGCTACACGCACGGCGCGATCATCGACGAGATCGGCTATCATTGCCGAGACTATTTCCTGGCGCAGTGGGACAAGTTCAAGGACTATCCCGGCGGCGTGCTTGCGCACTCGACCCATGTTAAGGGGCTGGGCAAGTACGATGCCGCAACTGGCAAGGAGACGCCGCGCATTCAGGTAACCCTGGCGACAGGGATATCTAAAGAGCGCTGCAAGCGTATTAACCTCGGTTATCTCGATCCGGCAAGCATTAACCTGGAGGATTGGAAGGGCCGGGAAGACGAAGGCATTCTGCTGGTTCCGCGCGCTGGCGAGATGCTCTATCGCGTAGAAGAAAGAGCTTCAAAAGCCGCGTAA
- a CDS encoding glycosyltransferase family 2 protein, with amino-acid sequence MELWRQIFIHGMNVFNVLIVSYFFIGNGVYTLLMVLSLATVWLYNRRLAYQDMDEIRESSVTPPVTIVIPAWNEEQIILETTRSTLQTDYPELEVVVVDDGSNDATLSRLIEQFQLVKMDLIYRPQIPTQPVRGFYMNPDLPNLLVVSKENGGKPDALNVGINVCRTPYFCTLDSDSILERDALLRLMRPVIHSPVNTVASGGIVRVMNGCQIRDGRVTRVALPKSLLERFQVVEYLRSFLFGRTGWDLLGGTLIVSGAFAIFHRETVVEAGGFAHDTVTEDMDLVVQLHHWAALHKRRIRMSFTSDPVCWTECPATLKMLGKQRRRWQLGLCQTLWKHSDMLFNRKYGMVGNFSFPFHLYVEALGAVVEFMGYFMVPLAIIFGMVPAMLYLLFVLLSLAYGGLLSIGAVLLEELTYRRYPSYRDLATLLWFAFIENLGYRQLVLYYRFEGVVRFLTGAWHWEKVTHVGVTQ; translated from the coding sequence ATGGAACTGTGGCGGCAGATTTTTATACACGGGATGAACGTGTTCAACGTCCTCATCGTTTCCTATTTCTTTATCGGGAACGGTGTCTACACGTTGCTGATGGTGTTGTCCCTGGCAACGGTATGGCTTTACAACCGGCGGCTGGCTTATCAGGATATGGATGAAATCCGCGAGTCGTCGGTGACGCCCCCCGTCACGATCGTGATCCCGGCGTGGAATGAAGAGCAGATCATCCTGGAAACGACAAGATCCACGCTCCAGACCGACTACCCCGAGCTGGAGGTCGTGGTTGTTGACGATGGTTCCAACGATGCCACGCTGTCACGCCTGATCGAGCAATTCCAACTGGTCAAGATGGACCTTATCTACCGTCCGCAAATTCCAACCCAGCCGGTGCGCGGTTTCTACATGAATCCGGACCTGCCCAATCTTCTGGTGGTTAGCAAGGAGAACGGTGGCAAGCCGGATGCGCTCAATGTCGGCATCAATGTCTGCCGCACACCGTATTTCTGCACCTTGGATTCGGATTCGATTCTGGAGAGGGACGCCCTGTTGCGCCTGATGCGCCCGGTAATCCACTCACCTGTTAACACCGTTGCCAGCGGCGGGATCGTTCGCGTAATGAACGGCTGCCAGATTCGCGACGGACGTGTTACGCGAGTGGCCCTTCCCAAGTCTCTGCTTGAACGCTTCCAGGTGGTGGAATATCTCCGCAGTTTTCTGTTTGGCCGCACCGGATGGGACCTGCTGGGCGGGACACTCATTGTATCGGGCGCATTTGCGATTTTCCACCGCGAAACTGTAGTGGAAGCAGGTGGGTTTGCACACGACACGGTCACCGAAGACATGGATCTGGTTGTTCAGCTGCATCACTGGGCGGCGCTACATAAGAGACGAATTCGGATGTCGTTCACCTCTGACCCTGTCTGCTGGACGGAGTGCCCGGCCACGCTGAAGATGCTGGGCAAACAGCGGCGGCGGTGGCAGCTCGGTTTGTGCCAGACGCTTTGGAAACATTCCGATATGCTGTTCAACCGGAAGTACGGAATGGTGGGGAACTTCAGCTTTCCTTTCCACCTCTACGTGGAGGCCCTCGGGGCTGTAGTGGAATTTATGGGTTATTTCATGGTGCCACTCGCCATCATTTTTGGCATGGTGCCGGCCATGCTCTACCTGCTGTTTGTCCTTCTCAGTCTGGCGTACGGCGGGCTGCTTTCCATCGGTGCTGTTCTCCTGGAGGAGCTGACTTACCGCCGCTACCCGAGTTACCGTGACCTCGCAACGCTGCTGTGGTTTGCCTTCATCGAAAATCTCGGCTACCGCCAACTTGTGCTTTATTACCGGTTTGAAGGTGTTGTGCGATTCCTGACCGGGGCTTGGCACTGGGAAAAAGTCACTCACGTTGGAGTCACACAGTAG
- a CDS encoding response regulator, whose product MPAALKILVVDDNPTVLKLLCQCLENCGDITMASSGADAMQKAVEIQPDLIISDYSMPGMDGQELFEGLRGKNETSQIPFVFLASQKELDERLRVLAEGVEDFLLKPFFVQELSRQVQHIAARLYGKKMENLQSRGGAIAGLLTEMSLIDWMQTLEQGRKTCTLLLRSGADTCKLYFNQGQVTHAECGAVKGNEAVYRVLTWSDGEWEVDFTRTSHEQTTTMSTQALMMEGLRLLDEASRNANQE is encoded by the coding sequence ATGCCGGCGGCATTAAAGATTCTTGTGGTTGACGATAACCCGACCGTCTTGAAGCTCCTCTGCCAGTGCCTCGAAAATTGTGGTGACATAACCATGGCCAGCAGCGGCGCTGACGCAATGCAGAAGGCCGTCGAGATCCAGCCGGACCTGATTATTTCCGATTACTCCATGCCCGGCATGGATGGCCAGGAGTTGTTCGAGGGCCTACGCGGGAAGAACGAAACCTCTCAAATTCCTTTCGTCTTCCTGGCATCTCAGAAAGAGCTCGACGAGCGCCTTCGCGTTTTAGCAGAAGGTGTTGAAGATTTTCTCCTCAAGCCCTTCTTTGTGCAGGAGCTCTCGCGCCAGGTCCAGCATATCGCCGCAAGGTTGTACGGAAAGAAGATGGAGAATCTGCAGTCGCGCGGAGGCGCCATCGCCGGCCTTCTGACCGAAATGAGCCTGATCGACTGGATGCAAACTCTTGAACAGGGGCGAAAGACATGCACGCTGCTGCTGCGCTCAGGGGCGGATACCTGCAAGCTCTATTTCAACCAGGGACAGGTGACGCACGCCGAGTGCGGTGCGGTTAAAGGAAATGAAGCGGTTTATAGAGTCCTGACGTGGTCCGACGGCGAATGGGAGGTCGACTTCACCAGGACCTCCCATGAACAAACGACCACCATGTCAACCCAGGCGCTTATGATGGAGGGTCTGCGCCTGCTGGACGAGGCAAGCCGAAATGCGAACCAGGAGTGA
- a CDS encoding SDR family oxidoreductase: MELEQLTRMYDFTGRTVAITGGAGVLGGDIAQALVGCGANVAILDLNLDPAKAILEKMGPRAGQAFTVKTNVLDIDSLRQASAAVLEKFGAVDCLVNAAGGNKPQATTSADLTFFDLPADALRWVFDLNIIGTVLPSQVFGKVMAEKGEGTILNISSMNAFRPLTRIPAYSAAKAGVSNFTQWLAVHLAQLYSPKIRVNAIAPGFFMTQQNRFLLTDEKSGELTARGKSIIDHTPMARFGDPADLFGAVLWLLSPASAFVTGVIVPIDGGFSAYSGV, translated from the coding sequence ATGGAATTGGAACAGCTTACTCGAATGTATGACTTTACCGGGCGAACGGTCGCCATTACGGGAGGAGCGGGCGTGCTGGGGGGCGACATTGCGCAGGCCCTTGTGGGATGCGGAGCCAACGTGGCGATTCTGGATCTGAATCTCGATCCGGCAAAAGCCATCCTTGAGAAGATGGGCCCGCGTGCAGGCCAGGCGTTTACGGTGAAGACCAACGTCCTGGACATAGACAGCCTGCGGCAGGCTTCCGCAGCGGTTCTGGAGAAGTTCGGCGCGGTGGATTGCCTGGTGAACGCAGCCGGAGGGAACAAGCCGCAGGCGACCACCAGCGCTGACCTCACATTCTTTGATCTGCCGGCTGACGCGTTGCGATGGGTTTTTGATCTCAATATCATCGGGACCGTTCTTCCCTCACAGGTGTTTGGCAAGGTCATGGCGGAGAAAGGTGAGGGGACCATTCTCAATATCTCCTCCATGAATGCCTTCCGCCCCCTGACCCGAATTCCGGCCTACTCGGCCGCGAAAGCGGGCGTCAGCAACTTTACGCAGTGGCTGGCGGTACACCTGGCCCAACTGTATTCTCCGAAGATCCGGGTGAACGCCATCGCGCCTGGCTTCTTTATGACTCAACAGAACAGATTTCTTCTGACTGATGAGAAGTCGGGTGAATTGACCGCGCGAGGCAAGTCAATTATTGACCACACTCCGATGGCGCGCTTTGGCGATCCAGCGGACCTGTTTGGGGCAGTCTTGTGGTTGCTGTCGCCGGCTTCGGCATTTGTGACGGGGGTTATTGTGCCGATCGATGGTGGATTTTCGGCGTATAGTGGAGTGTAG
- a CDS encoding MogA/MoaB family molybdenum cofactor biosynthesis protein, translating to MKHGFHAKILVLSDLATRGEREDRSGPAVREILESNGWHVTALKVLPDEFDQIRGCLEAWTDSEDCDAVFTSGGTGIGPRDVTPEATRAVIETEVPGLAELMRAEGTKSTPLAALSRAIAGVRKRKLIVNLPGSPRGARESLESIIGVIPHAIDQIQGRTGHSE from the coding sequence ATGAAGCACGGTTTTCATGCAAAAATTCTGGTCTTAAGTGATCTGGCCACACGAGGGGAGCGGGAAGACCGGTCAGGCCCGGCGGTCCGCGAAATTCTCGAATCTAATGGCTGGCACGTAACCGCACTCAAAGTACTGCCCGATGAATTTGATCAGATTCGCGGATGTCTGGAGGCCTGGACGGATTCCGAAGACTGCGATGCTGTCTTCACTTCCGGCGGGACGGGAATTGGGCCGCGCGACGTAACCCCTGAAGCGACGCGCGCGGTGATCGAAACCGAAGTACCCGGCCTTGCAGAGTTGATGCGCGCCGAGGGGACAAAGAGCACGCCTCTCGCAGCCCTTTCCCGCGCCATCGCCGGAGTGCGGAAGCGCAAGCTGATTGTAAATCTTCCTGGGAGTCCGCGCGGCGCCCGCGAATCCCTCGAAAGCATCATCGGGGTCATTCCCCACGCCATCGATCAGATTCAGGGACGCACCGGGCACTCCGAATAG
- a CDS encoding tetratricopeptide repeat protein, whose protein sequence is MRPAADASPQSWIEFYRQRLEHNPKDRQALKGLAYQESQLDQRQAAIQDYRHVLEIYPDDRDSMLELARLLSLDRQYAAAFREYDLLLKQNPQDATAMLGKARTFFYQGKLQEAYSAATQAVEKQPNDFPAVFLMASIEHAQHHRRKTLRLLDQAEKLSPGNAQVASLRSRVLTETRVTLTTTAAYTREIGPPSQSNGRNGLPNEDLRMYTYGTTIAMDLLPATTSNISFTSLPSDSPPGPLRDSNGNQIPTGITGATAPYNFLYWQSTRFSRWLSVRSGAGLTRFGPGGPVPIPGQSNLIKGATERPVGLAGISFALNKKLSLDLDATKSAITYTPLSTRLGVIEDRLEGGINFFFNPRTELRAAYWYGRYSTEDYLHTVAVNGIAQGTVLPDRDHGHGGLFILNRQVLHSSGFSLDLGYEGLVYGFARQKVFLGFFNPGFYQRHELVPRIYGPLWGPLGYDLSGGVGIQQTGREGAVTNAWKVSPNLSLRVSRQLSLIFGYTHYNTAQILGPLRGNEVRVGTKWQY, encoded by the coding sequence ATGAGGCCCGCGGCAGACGCCTCACCGCAGTCGTGGATCGAATTCTATCGCCAGCGGCTTGAACACAACCCGAAGGACCGGCAAGCCCTGAAAGGACTTGCATATCAGGAGTCGCAGCTGGACCAGAGGCAGGCCGCCATTCAGGATTACCGGCACGTTCTCGAAATTTATCCGGATGACCGCGACTCGATGCTTGAACTGGCCCGCCTGTTGAGTCTTGACCGCCAATATGCCGCGGCGTTTAGAGAATACGATCTCCTGCTGAAACAAAACCCGCAGGACGCCACGGCTATGCTGGGCAAAGCCCGCACCTTTTTTTATCAGGGCAAGTTGCAGGAGGCCTACTCTGCGGCAACACAGGCAGTCGAGAAGCAACCGAATGACTTCCCCGCTGTCTTTCTGATGGCCAGTATTGAGCATGCCCAACACCACCGCCGCAAAACCCTGCGTCTCCTGGACCAGGCGGAAAAGCTGAGCCCAGGGAATGCTCAGGTAGCTTCCCTGCGCAGCCGCGTGCTCACGGAAACACGAGTGACACTGACCACCACAGCAGCATACACGCGCGAAATTGGGCCGCCCAGCCAGTCCAACGGCCGAAATGGGCTGCCCAACGAAGACCTCCGGATGTACACTTACGGGACCACGATTGCCATGGACCTGCTCCCTGCAACTACCTCCAATATCTCTTTCACATCCCTTCCCAGCGATAGCCCTCCTGGGCCGCTGCGTGACAGCAACGGCAACCAGATTCCGACGGGGATCACAGGCGCCACGGCGCCCTACAATTTTCTCTACTGGCAGTCCACGCGTTTCAGCCGCTGGCTGTCCGTGCGCAGCGGCGCGGGGCTCACTCGCTTCGGGCCGGGCGGACCCGTTCCCATTCCCGGGCAGTCCAATCTTATCAAGGGAGCAACGGAGCGTCCTGTGGGGCTGGCAGGCATCAGTTTCGCGCTTAACAAGAAGCTTTCCCTCGATCTCGATGCCACAAAGTCGGCCATCACGTACACTCCGTTGTCTACCCGCCTTGGAGTAATCGAAGACCGGCTTGAGGGAGGCATCAACTTCTTCTTTAATCCGCGAACAGAATTGCGCGCGGCCTACTGGTACGGACGGTATTCAACCGAGGATTATTTGCACACGGTGGCTGTGAATGGAATTGCGCAGGGTACGGTTCTGCCTGATCGGGACCATGGGCATGGGGGATTATTCATTCTTAACCGGCAGGTGCTGCATTCTTCAGGATTTTCGTTGGACCTGGGTTACGAAGGTTTGGTCTACGGCTTCGCGCGGCAGAAAGTTTTTCTCGGCTTTTTTAACCCGGGCTTTTACCAGCGGCACGAGCTTGTTCCGCGCATCTATGGACCACTCTGGGGGCCTCTGGGTTACGACTTGAGCGGCGGCGTTGGCATCCAGCAAACGGGAAGGGAGGGGGCAGTCACGAACGCCTGGAAGGTGAGTCCCAACCTTTCGCTGCGGGTCAGCAGGCAGTTGAGCCTGATCTTCGGATACACGCATTACAACACGGCTCAGATTCTGGGCCCGCTTCGCGGAAACGAGGTGCGGGTTGGCACCAAGTGGCAATACTGA